A region of the Bacillus thermozeamaize genome:
ACGCCACCAGCGAACAGTTTCACAGCGAAATCAAGACGGATCTCGATCTGGAGCGGTTGCCGGCCGGAAAATTTGCAACGAATAATCTCGTACTGCATGCAGGCGTGTTTGCCTACAATCTGCTGCGCATCATCGGTCAGGAAAGCCTGCGCAAAGACGACGCACCGATTCGCAGCAACGTGCAGCGCCGCCGAATCCGAACCGTTATTCAAAACATCATCTACATGGCGGTGCGACTGGTTCGACATGCGCGGAGTCTGATCTTCAGCTTCGGAAAACACAGTCCCTGGTCACCGGTGCTGGAGCGAATCTACCGGACGTTTGCCTGATGCGAGAAAGAAGACGAAACCGTTATGGGATGGCCTGGCGAAAGACCTTTGTTCGTCAGGTCTGTTCGACATGGCCAAAACCGGTGGTACAAGTCATGATGCGCCCTTCTGCCAGCGGGCGAAGCAGTTGGTTCGTAATGAACATGGAAATAGTCCGGTCAAGATCCGGTTTCAGGAATAAGGTTCCGGGAGGATTCATAGAAGTTCACGGATTCAGGTTCATACCTTATACCTCCATATCTTTGGAAATTGACTCATCCCTTTTTCCCAAACTTGTTGTCATACATGTTCCGATCCGCCTCCTTAAATAATTGCTCCATGTTCCCTTTGGACGAATGAGAATAAGCGTATCCATAGGACATCTTCATCGGCCAATCCCTGTTATTGTAGCCATTGATGGCTTCATCCATTTTTTCAACCAGCTTTTTCACTTCCGATAATTCCATTTCGATGACCAGGATGGCAAACTCGTCGCCGCCAATCCTTGAAACAAACACTTTTTCCGATTGAAAACTCATCAGAATTACAGCGGCTTCCTTGATAAGCCGATCCCCTTCCCTGTGTCCGAAGCGATCGTTCACCGTTTTCAGTTCGTCCAGGTCGCACAGGATGATCGCCATAGGAACGTCTACTTCCTTGTCGTATCGTTTCATCATCCTCTCAAAACAATCCCTGCTAAAAGCCCCCGTCAAAGCGTCATGCGAGATCCGATACTCCAGATCTTTCTTGAGCTGGATCCACCCATCGATGTTTCGGAGAATGCCATGCATCGCGATCAGCTCTCCGTTTTCATAAACAGGCGTGACCAGCTCTTCAAACCACCGTTCCCGTCCATTTTCATCCATCCAACATTGAATGATGGGCTTGTCATAGTCGAAATCCCCGCTCCATTTTTTCTGGATGATGTCACGGAAATCAGGGTGCAAATGACGGTATATGTGTTCGGGATGCTCATAACACAGTTGTACCGAGCCTCTGCCGAAATACTGCTCCAAGGCCCCATTGACAAACAACACTTGCGGCTTTGGTTTGATGCGGCAGTAGTAAACGATGTCCCTTGACTGCATCACAATCTCTTTTAACTTCGATGTTTCGAAATGATGGGTGGCTGTTTCTTTATCCATTTCCTGAACCTCCTGAATTCTGAGGTTGTAAATACCGACCCTTCGTCAGTCTCCCGCCATGTCTTCGAGACCGATCACTTTATCCACGATTTGCTCAATCACTACCTTGCCGCCTTGCCTGTAACCGACAATAACCCGCCCCCCATCGAGGATGGCAAATGGCTCACCGTCTTCCAGGTCATGCAGTTGAACCTGGATCGTTTGCTTAATCTTTTCTCTCAGCTCCTCAGATACCTGAATCTTAAAAACGATCATTTCCCTTTCCTCCCAATCCACCATGTTCAATCCTTAAAACAGCACCGACTTGAAAAAAGATCCAATCACGATGCCAGCACAAAGCATGAGCAAACATGCCAACATTTCCATGCAGACATCTTGAAGCCAATGTTTATCCTGCAGATTCCCCATCATCTTTTTCATTTGCAATCACTCCTTTCAGACCTAATCCTGTTTCAAAGAAAACACAATTAAAAACGCCCAGTCTTTCGACTGAGCGTTGGTTTGGTATTTTATGGTTTTTGTGTAAAACGAACAATTTCATTTTAACTTCTTTCCTTTTTCCAATCATCCAACGAGATGAGATCATCATAACAAATCCTTGCCGCTTTCTCAATGAAAATCGAATCGCGTTCCCTGGGAAACTCCATTGGAGCATGTTCCTTGCGAATGCCCGCTTTCCTGAGCACTTTCCACTCCTGCAATGGTTCACCTTGCCGTTTCAACTCCTCCATGGCCCACTGAATTTTTCGCAACCAATACTGTTCTTCACTTTCAAGCACCTGCTCTAGATATTGTTTGGTTTCGGGCAGACGATCCAAATGTTTTTCCAGTAAGGGTCTAACACCAGCAATGGCCCCAATTCTGCCCACCGTCAGTCTTTTGGGTTTTCCGTCGGATTCCAAAATTCGACTTACGGCATGCTGAACTTTCGCCAACACTTCAAGATCTCGTTGATTCCAATCGACCCTAATGTTCCTGGTCTTCTTTTTGCTAGGCTTAGGAGAATACTTTTCGAGCCAAATCCGATCATTTCGATACAAACGGGCGTACAGTGCTGGCTTCAGCTTTCGAAGCTCAGTTTTGGATAAATTCGGATATAGTTGTTGAAGGGACAGCCACTCGGTTCGATCCCGTTCCCGTTGTGGATTCCGCCGTCCTTCCTTCACATCCTTTCCCCTGATATGCTTCTTAACGGTCATGGGATCCGCCCGAAGCCGCCGCCCAATTTCTCGCAAACTTAAGCCCTCGTTAGCCAGCCGCAGGCAGGTTTGTTCCCAAACCTTCCCGTATTGCTTAACCCTGGATATTTTGTTTTGGTCACTTTCTCTAGCCCGCCTCGTATAAACAAATCCGCAAGAACATGCAAAGGTTCCAAGTATCTCTTTGGTGTTTTCACAGGTGCTCAAAGTTGCTTCCGTAACAACCGCTTGTAAATAGTGCTCCGCCGCAGGATTCAAGCAAACCCACGGTCCGTCTCCAAATGGTTTATAGCACTTGTCTTGATAAAACATTTCCTCAAGCGAGATGCCCAAAAAATTCATCAAGAGCAAATGCCGCAAGGGATGAAAGGATTTCCGATGCTTTCTGGTCATCATCGCCAGCCAGTGGTTTTCTCCATGCAGGCTGGACTGCAACCGTTCCAAAAATTCCTCTCCATAATAACGTACAAAATCCTGGCGTAGCCTGGTTTGATCCACTTTCCCGCTGATAAAAGAAGCATAATGTTTTTGCCGAAGCTTGGCTTCATAATGCCTCTGGAACCAATCG
Encoded here:
- a CDS encoding histidine kinase, producing the protein MDKETATHHFETSKLKEIVMQSRDIVYYCRIKPKPQVLFVNGALEQYFGRGSVQLCYEHPEHIYRHLHPDFRDIIQKKWSGDFDYDKPIIQCWMDENGRERWFEELVTPVYENGELIAMHGILRNIDGWIQLKKDLEYRISHDALTGAFSRDCFERMMKRYDKEVDVPMAIILCDLDELKTVNDRFGHREGDRLIKEAAVILMSFQSEKVFVSRIGGDEFAILVIEMELSEVKKLVEKMDEAINGYNNRDWPMKMSYGYAYSHSSKGNMEQLFKEADRNMYDNKFGKKG